From Zingiber officinale cultivar Zhangliang chromosome 5B, Zo_v1.1, whole genome shotgun sequence, the proteins below share one genomic window:
- the LOC121984101 gene encoding chalcone--flavanone isomerase-like, whose translation MEKQIKVATSLPKLQVEGVDFPSLATPPGSSKVFFLAGAGERGLEIAGTFVTFTAIGIYLEEEAVKALAARWKGRSADELAASLDFFRDIFAGAFDKFTSITMLKPLTGQQYSDKVTENCLAQWQAAGTLTDAEAAAVGKFKEVFQPETFPPGSSILFTHASSGSLAIALGEAERGVIENKALSEAILESIIGEHGVSPAAKRSLALRISEVLKEPLGPEETKTVNSVSV comes from the exons ATGGAGAAGCAGATCAAAGTGGCGACTTCGCTACCAAAGCTCCAGGTCGAGGGCGTGGACTTCCCCTCCCTGGCCACGCCGCCCGGTTCCTCAAAGGTCTTCTTCCTAGCCGGCGCCGGCGAGAGAGGACTGGAGATCGCCGGTACCTTCGTCACGTTCACCGCCATCGGGATCTACCTCGAGGAGGAGGCGGTGAAGGCGCTCGCCGCCCGGTGGAAGGGAAGATCCGCCGACGAGCTCGCCGCCTCCCTCGATTTCTTCCGGGACATCTTCGCCGGCGCGTTCGACAAGTTCACGAGCATCACGATGCTGAAGCCGCTCACCGGGCAGCAGTACTCGGACAAGGTGACGGAGAACTGCCTCGCCCAGTGGCAAGCGGCCGGAACCCTAACCGACGCGGAGGCGGCGGCCGTCGGCAAGTTCAAGGAGGTGTTCCAGCCCGAGACTTTCCCTCCCGGCTCCTCCATCCTCTTCACCCACGCTTCCTCCGGCTCTCTGGCT ATTGCGTTAGGCGAGGCGGAGCGCGGGGTGATAGAGAACAAGGCCCTGAGCGAGGCGATCTTGGAGTCGATCATCGGCGAGCACGGCGTGTCGCCGGCGGCTAAGAGGAGCCTGGCACTGCGGATTTCGGAAGTTCTCAAGGAACCTCTCGGACCCGAGGAGACGAAGACCGTGAATTCTGTCTCTGTTTGA